A stretch of the Lolium perenne isolate Kyuss_39 chromosome 3, Kyuss_2.0, whole genome shotgun sequence genome encodes the following:
- the LOC127345975 gene encoding small ribosomal subunit protein eS10z produces the protein MIISKKNRREICKYLFQEGVLYAKKDYNLAKHPQVDASNLEVIKLMQSFKSKEYVRETFSWQHYYWYLTNDGIEFLRTFLNLPSEIVPNTLKKSAKPPSRPFGSGPPGDRPRGPPRFEGDRPRFGDRDGYRAGPRGAPGDFAGEKGGAPAEFQPSFRSGGGSRPAFGRGGGGAFGAGGASME, from the exons AGGGAGTCCtatacgccaagaaggactacaaCCTGGCCAAGCACCCGCAGGTCGACGCCTCGAACCTCGAGGTGATCAAGCTCATGCAGAGCTTCAAGTCCAAGGAGTACGTCAGGGAGACCTTCTCGTGGCAGCACTACTACTGGTACCTCACCAATGACGGTATCGAGTTCCTGCGCACCTTCCTCAACCTGCCGTCCGAGATCGTGCCCAACACCCTCAAGAAGTCCGCCAAGCCCCCGTCACGCCCGTTCGGTTCTGGACCACCTGGTGACCGCCCCAG GGGCCCACCTCGCTTTGAGGGTGACAGACCCAGGTTTGGCGACAGGGATGGTTACAGGGCTGGCCCACGTGGTGCTCCTGGGGATTTCGCTGGTGAGAAGGGTGGTGCTCCTGCTGAGTTCCAGCCATCATTCAGG AGTGGTGGTGGCAGCAGGCCTGCCTTtggccgtggtggtggtggtgcattcggtGCTGGGGGAGCTTCCATGGAGTGA